One Amycolatopsis sp. NBC_00355 genomic window carries:
- a CDS encoding DUF3616 domain-containing protein, whose translation MSGEEVVPAGTHTGTEEYTPCVVKPTPFPEKNGKVPFNASGVAAVGSRRFVFIDNKDPTALFEMTFDANVEVVERIHRRRLTGLGEGALRDPEGLTRVDVNGETFLVVSSSLCRSGKGRIDDGLVRVRYRPEGDLHAEAMDGFRAWLLANEPTLAEAGLQAPDDGGLNVEGLAWDPRANALVFGLRGPAGPGRVSVVQVPIHAGGAGWTTASLGSPAMVRIRVPRSATAVGIRDISHDARTGDFLLLLGRSTSRDDEPFRLGRWTWGSDSVQVLETAFHRTAKPEGVTTFSIGGEHKILVVDDSGGYAVL comes from the coding sequence GTGAGCGGCGAGGAAGTCGTGCCGGCCGGCACGCACACCGGAACCGAGGAATACACTCCCTGCGTGGTCAAGCCGACTCCGTTCCCCGAAAAGAACGGCAAAGTGCCCTTCAACGCTTCCGGGGTGGCGGCAGTCGGCTCGCGGCGATTCGTCTTCATCGACAACAAAGACCCCACCGCTTTGTTCGAGATGACGTTTGATGCGAACGTCGAAGTGGTCGAGCGGATTCACCGGCGCCGGCTGACCGGCTTGGGCGAGGGAGCGTTGCGGGATCCCGAAGGCCTGACCCGGGTCGACGTGAACGGAGAGACTTTTCTCGTCGTCTCCTCCTCCCTCTGCCGATCGGGAAAAGGCAGGATCGACGACGGTCTGGTGCGTGTTCGCTATCGTCCTGAGGGTGACCTGCACGCCGAGGCGATGGACGGATTCCGCGCCTGGTTGCTCGCGAACGAGCCCACGCTCGCCGAAGCCGGTCTGCAGGCGCCGGACGACGGCGGGCTGAACGTCGAGGGTCTCGCCTGGGACCCACGTGCGAACGCGCTCGTGTTCGGTCTGCGCGGACCGGCCGGCCCCGGACGGGTCTCGGTGGTTCAGGTCCCCATCCACGCCGGTGGCGCCGGCTGGACGACGGCGTCGCTGGGTTCTCCCGCGATGGTGCGCATCCGGGTGCCTCGATCGGCCACGGCGGTGGGGATCCGCGATATTTCCCACGATGCGCGAACCGGGGACTTCCTGCTTCTGCTCGGTCGTTCGACCAGCCGGGACGACGAGCCGTTCCGGCTCGGCAGGTGGACCTGGGGGAGCGACAGCGTCCAGGTTCTCGAAACCGCCTTCCACCGGACCGCGAAGCCGGAGGGCGTCACGACGTTCTCGATCGGCGGTGAGCACAAGATCCTCGTCGTCGACGACTCCGGCGGTTATGCGGTCTTGTGA
- a CDS encoding FAS1-like dehydratase domain-containing protein produces MTTTVDLHDAVTGWQPEPVETSEVIGPWPTTAFSALLDLPGPAARPHEPLPPLWHWFHFLEPTAQSALGEDGHPAEGRFMPPIPHRRRMIAGGRLQVHSPILVGDRIDRRSELAGVAVKDGRSGQMVFVTVRYEYRRGDELLLTEHQEVVYRSQPAGQQRQLATPVPAGEPPHDWKISTPTGPRQLFRFSALTYNTHRIHYDQPYVTEVEGYPGLVVHGPLLALLLLEIPRRHTDRPVASFDYRLSSPVFSGATVLTHGRREDGKLALSGTVDGGARAITGSATLA; encoded by the coding sequence GTGACGACGACGGTCGACCTCCATGACGCGGTCACCGGCTGGCAGCCCGAGCCCGTGGAAACCTCCGAGGTGATCGGTCCGTGGCCGACGACGGCGTTTTCCGCGCTGCTCGATCTTCCCGGCCCCGCAGCGCGGCCGCACGAACCGTTGCCCCCGCTGTGGCACTGGTTCCACTTCCTCGAGCCGACCGCCCAGTCCGCGCTCGGCGAGGACGGGCACCCGGCCGAAGGGCGGTTCATGCCACCGATCCCGCACCGGCGCCGCATGATCGCCGGCGGCCGCCTCCAGGTGCACTCGCCGATCCTCGTCGGCGACCGGATCGACCGCCGCAGCGAACTGGCCGGGGTCGCGGTCAAGGACGGCCGGAGCGGGCAGATGGTGTTCGTGACCGTCCGGTACGAATACCGGCGCGGTGACGAGCTCCTGCTCACCGAGCACCAGGAAGTCGTCTACCGCTCCCAGCCCGCCGGGCAGCAGCGGCAGCTGGCGACGCCGGTACCCGCCGGCGAGCCGCCCCACGACTGGAAGATCAGCACCCCGACCGGGCCGCGGCAGTTGTTCCGGTTCAGCGCGCTGACCTACAACACCCACCGGATCCACTACGACCAGCCTTACGTCACCGAGGTCGAGGGCTATCCCGGCCTGGTCGTGCACGGCCCGCTGCTCGCCTTGCTGCTGCTGGAGATCCCCCGCCGCCACACCGACCGGCCGGTGGCCTCGTTCGACTACCGCCTCTCGAGCCCGGTGTTCTCCGGCGCGACCGTCCTGACCCACGGCCGCCGCGAGGACGGCAAACTCGCTCTCTCCGGCACCGTCGACGGCGGAGCCAGGGCGATCACCGGCAGCGCGACTCTCGCGTAG
- a CDS encoding M48 family metalloprotease, whose product MSALVLPAPDEAGYRLRAVSAPSRLWWVYVLVTLALAATGAGAAEALFVTHDFGDYTAAQTCLEDNGISVSTARPPVSAGPVYDACTRDYDRRLAFSSLGGAAVLPVAAWLLMVSGGLGTRRRLRSRRLAVVPPVDLDRLTARFTTLCDSQGLTGRRRPRLVLAPPATAVTDAFTTGLPGGRPWVVVPLAYAYADQAAFDAVALHELGHVRSRDVLWASAVWWAGWLTLPALVLALIPILGLPAQMWDFYGGSLIIAAVTAVSLLVVRAALLRRRELAADRHAADAMGDPAATAVALGTGARPVSWASRVFATHPPVSDRLKPDGRDGRWEGGFVFTAAAGIVAMLTYHGVYAVLANLLGFVDSDPRLSADVALAVAALLWTSVVLPAWTRRAALPELGWAGSRAGAVLGLVAGFCLQAPGASAAITDFFAPQRPLLVLAMTLAVFAVSVLASAVAIRLALPEDSAPRRRLSRFGASVAVVVATTAAVSGTASSVTTYLLFPDPATARGYVAGLGSDRAWQYAPALILAGLALLTLRQRWRRPRPVVVAVIVVTAVTGGAAAALSWLLRVQDGQADGVRYLLAYQRWWICAFAGLVASVAVVLANRRRGATLAGVPAALVSGLLATTGAGALQYTTVRFAGYAKESTLFEQSVQLPGWLLLVTLIGTLPLTSLLVFAWARRTPRRGTAPWAVSAGAATVLLAALLVDGRLTAVTVAEQDYEAGQAVLALAAPPPAPVAPATAADHGRPLDEPAATAALSRLKAVLPPDAELEDNTPSTSPTLTPPACDAAAKKLSTTEEALPRTADVERTYKFAAAGTVGGGHVTASVTSYTGIEDLFSATDDELRACGHYRTPQENYDGGHLDGVITAGPVPPLPYPARKREYALTGRFHGKPATVVIRDCVVHIGHNVIGVQVFGGYLRNPSQAELERFDRLLTGLVTELAGAL is encoded by the coding sequence GTGAGCGCCCTCGTCCTGCCGGCCCCGGACGAGGCCGGGTACCGCTTGCGCGCCGTTTCTGCCCCGTCCCGCCTGTGGTGGGTTTACGTCCTGGTCACGCTCGCGCTGGCCGCCACCGGCGCGGGCGCCGCCGAGGCCCTGTTCGTCACGCACGACTTCGGCGACTACACCGCGGCGCAGACGTGCCTGGAGGACAACGGGATTTCGGTGTCGACCGCGAGGCCGCCGGTTTCGGCCGGCCCGGTCTACGACGCCTGCACGCGCGACTACGACCGGCGGCTCGCGTTCAGCAGCCTGGGCGGAGCCGCCGTGCTGCCCGTCGCGGCATGGCTGCTGATGGTCTCCGGTGGCCTGGGCACCCGACGGCGGCTGCGATCGCGGCGGCTCGCCGTCGTGCCGCCGGTCGACCTGGACCGGCTGACCGCGCGCTTCACGACGTTGTGCGACAGCCAGGGCTTGACCGGACGCCGACGGCCGCGGCTGGTGCTGGCCCCGCCCGCGACGGCCGTGACGGACGCGTTCACCACCGGCCTTCCGGGCGGCCGGCCGTGGGTCGTCGTGCCGCTGGCCTACGCCTACGCCGATCAGGCCGCGTTCGACGCCGTCGCGCTCCACGAACTGGGCCACGTGCGCAGCCGGGACGTGCTGTGGGCCTCGGCCGTCTGGTGGGCCGGCTGGCTGACCCTGCCCGCGCTGGTCCTGGCCCTGATCCCGATCCTGGGCCTGCCCGCGCAGATGTGGGACTTCTACGGCGGATCACTGATCATCGCCGCGGTCACCGCCGTCTCGCTGCTCGTCGTCCGCGCCGCGCTCCTGCGCCGGCGCGAACTCGCCGCGGACCGGCACGCGGCGGACGCGATGGGCGACCCGGCCGCCACGGCCGTCGCCCTCGGCACCGGTGCCCGCCCGGTTTCGTGGGCGAGCCGGGTGTTCGCCACGCACCCGCCGGTGTCGGACCGGCTCAAGCCCGACGGTCGCGACGGGCGGTGGGAGGGCGGTTTCGTCTTCACCGCCGCCGCCGGCATCGTGGCGATGCTGACCTACCACGGCGTGTACGCCGTGCTCGCCAACCTGCTCGGCTTCGTCGACTCGGATCCGCGGCTGTCCGCCGACGTGGCGCTGGCCGTGGCGGCGCTGCTCTGGACCTCGGTCGTGCTGCCCGCGTGGACCCGCCGGGCGGCGCTGCCCGAGCTCGGCTGGGCGGGCTCCCGGGCCGGCGCGGTGCTCGGGCTGGTCGCCGGATTCTGCCTGCAGGCGCCGGGTGCGAGCGCGGCGATCACCGACTTCTTCGCGCCGCAACGGCCATTGCTGGTCCTCGCCATGACGCTGGCCGTGTTCGCGGTCAGCGTGCTCGCCTCCGCGGTCGCGATTCGCCTCGCCCTACCCGAGGACAGCGCCCCGCGCCGGCGGCTGAGCAGGTTCGGCGCGTCCGTCGCCGTGGTGGTCGCCACGACCGCGGCCGTCAGCGGGACGGCGTCTTCGGTGACGACCTATCTCCTCTTCCCCGATCCGGCGACGGCTCGCGGTTACGTCGCGGGGCTCGGCAGCGATCGTGCGTGGCAGTACGCCCCGGCGCTGATCCTGGCCGGGCTCGCGCTCCTCACCCTGCGGCAGCGGTGGCGCCGGCCCCGGCCGGTGGTCGTGGCGGTGATCGTGGTGACGGCGGTGACCGGCGGAGCCGCCGCGGCGCTGTCCTGGCTCCTGCGCGTGCAGGACGGCCAAGCCGACGGGGTCCGGTACCTCCTGGCCTACCAGCGGTGGTGGATCTGCGCGTTCGCCGGCCTGGTCGCATCCGTGGCCGTCGTGCTCGCGAACCGGCGTCGCGGCGCGACCCTGGCCGGGGTGCCGGCGGCGCTGGTGAGCGGGCTGCTGGCCACCACCGGCGCCGGTGCGCTCCAGTACACGACCGTCCGGTTCGCCGGGTACGCCAAGGAGTCGACGCTCTTCGAGCAGTCCGTGCAGCTGCCCGGCTGGCTCCTGCTGGTCACGCTGATCGGCACGCTCCCGTTGACCTCGCTGCTCGTGTTCGCCTGGGCTCGCCGGACACCCCGGCGCGGGACGGCGCCGTGGGCCGTGAGCGCCGGGGCCGCCACCGTCCTGCTCGCCGCGCTCCTGGTCGACGGGAGACTCACGGCGGTGACCGTCGCCGAGCAGGACTACGAAGCCGGCCAGGCCGTCCTCGCCCTGGCCGCACCGCCGCCGGCTCCGGTCGCACCGGCGACCGCGGCGGACCACGGCCGCCCGCTGGACGAACCGGCCGCCACGGCGGCGCTCTCCCGGCTGAAGGCCGTTCTCCCGCCCGACGCGGAACTCGAAGACAACACGCCTTCGACGTCACCGACGCTGACCCCACCGGCGTGCGACGCCGCGGCCAAGAAGCTCAGCACCACCGAGGAGGCCCTGCCCCGGACCGCCGACGTCGAGCGCACCTACAAGTTCGCGGCGGCCGGCACGGTCGGCGGCGGGCACGTGACGGCGTCGGTCACGTCCTACACCGGCATCGAGGACCTGTTCTCCGCGACGGACGACGAACTGCGCGCGTGCGGGCATTACCGCACCCCGCAGGAGAACTACGACGGCGGGCACCTGGACGGCGTCATCACGGCGGGACCGGTACCCCCGCTGCCCTACCCCGCTCGCAAGCGCGAATACGCACTGACCGGGCGGTTCCACGGGAAGCCCGCGACCGTCGTCATCCGGGACTGCGTCGTCCACATCGGACACAACGTAATCGGCGTCCAGGTCTTCGGGGGCTACCTCCGGAATCCGTCGCAGGCCGAGCTGGAGCGCTTCGACCGGCTCCTGACGGGCCTGGTGACCGAACTCGCCGGAGCGCTCTGA
- a CDS encoding PaaX family transcriptional regulator encodes MTDLAIPAAAEELGADAPRPQTLLLTFFGGHILDRGIHVATSSVLDVLERAGISEHATRSTLSRMARRGLLHRVRRGRHVYVGLTDRSRAILHDGEQRIWRAGAVNRQWDGTWTLLGFSMPESWQRQRHALRSRLLWAGFGSLQGGLWIAPGHVDTVPLLDGLDAHGHVRVFQARTLPPTEVAEIVREAWDTDRLAEHYRAFLSRWQDPEAQAPDRLARDLLLESDWLQTIRTDPRLPREHLPGDWPAESAQELFYALSAELKPAARAIAAGLLDTITDKQADEH; translated from the coding sequence GTGACCGACCTGGCCATCCCCGCCGCCGCCGAAGAGCTCGGCGCCGACGCACCGCGTCCCCAGACGCTGCTGCTCACCTTCTTCGGCGGCCACATCCTCGACCGCGGGATCCACGTCGCCACCTCGAGCGTGCTCGACGTGCTGGAGCGTGCCGGGATCTCCGAGCACGCCACCCGCTCCACGCTCAGCCGCATGGCCCGGCGCGGCCTGCTGCACCGGGTGCGCCGCGGCCGGCACGTCTACGTCGGGCTGACCGACCGGTCGCGGGCGATCCTGCACGACGGCGAGCAGCGCATCTGGCGGGCCGGGGCGGTCAACCGGCAGTGGGACGGCACCTGGACCCTGCTCGGGTTCTCGATGCCCGAGTCCTGGCAGCGCCAGCGGCACGCCCTGCGCTCACGCCTGCTCTGGGCGGGGTTCGGCAGCTTGCAGGGCGGGTTGTGGATCGCACCGGGGCACGTCGACACGGTCCCGCTGCTCGACGGCCTCGACGCCCACGGCCACGTGCGGGTGTTCCAGGCCCGCACGCTGCCGCCCACCGAGGTCGCCGAGATCGTCCGGGAAGCCTGGGACACCGACCGGCTGGCCGAGCACTACCGGGCGTTCCTGTCCCGCTGGCAGGACCCGGAAGCCCAGGCGCCGGACCGCCTCGCCCGCGACCTGCTCCTGGAGTCCGACTGGCTGCAGACCATCCGCACCGACCCGCGCCTGCCCCGCGAACACCTGCCCGGCGACTGGCCGGCCGAATCCGCGCAGGAGCTGTTCTACGCTCTGAGCGCCGAGCTGAAGCCCGCCGCTCGCGCCATCGCGGCCGGCCTCCTCGACACGATCACCGACAAACAGGCCGACGAGCACTGA
- a CDS encoding TetR/AcrR family transcriptional regulator, producing the protein MAGRKQFDVDEALRRAMHVFWRWGYSEASIDRLTEGTGLGRSSLYSTFGDKSTLFREALQRYAQTYHPLYDRALSGPHPSPSAVVAAYLRVTLNRIADPTVPDGCLLTMSAAQFPALDTEGQAMVRAMIDGLRAMLEQALLAAGADEQEAAELALCALATNKSLAVLSRAGFSNDDLATVAAGAARIPGSQHPLP; encoded by the coding sequence ATGGCGGGCCGCAAGCAATTCGACGTGGACGAGGCGTTGCGACGCGCGATGCACGTTTTCTGGCGCTGGGGCTATTCGGAGGCCTCGATCGACCGCCTGACCGAGGGCACGGGCCTGGGTCGCAGCTCGCTGTACAGCACTTTCGGCGACAAGAGCACCCTCTTCCGGGAGGCCCTCCAGCGGTACGCGCAGACCTACCACCCGCTGTACGACCGGGCGCTGTCCGGCCCCCACCCGAGCCCGAGCGCCGTCGTGGCCGCCTACCTGCGGGTCACCCTGAACCGCATCGCCGACCCGACGGTCCCGGACGGCTGCCTGCTCACGATGTCGGCAGCGCAGTTCCCGGCCCTCGACACGGAGGGCCAGGCCATGGTCCGCGCCATGATCGACGGCCTGCGGGCGATGCTGGAGCAGGCGTTGCTGGCGGCGGGGGCCGACGAGCAGGAGGCGGCGGAGCTGGCGTTGTGCGCGCTGGCGACGAACAAATCCCTGGCGGTGCTGAGCCGCGCCGGCTTCTCGAACGACGACCTGGCAACGGTTGCCGCAGGCGCCGCTCGCATCCCCGGGAGCCAGCACCCGCTCCCTTGA
- a CDS encoding alpha/beta hydrolase, which produces MTITTLLVVGLAPAADATEAGHHTGQLPGGATWVADVPESWNGTIILYSHGFGPLVAQDAPDAATATALLAGGYALVGSSYSGPSWWALESAVGDQFGALAALEAKIGAAKRTIAWGTSMGGLVSAREAEDPHHRIDGALTTCGLVAGALNLDDYQLHGEYALSHLLAPEQAIKLVRYGSQDEAAAAAATLSEVTSDAQATPAGRARIALAAALTNVPTWYTGAVPPAPRDYETQEAQQEQTLAGFVLGFVMTGRYQIELAAGGNSAATRGTDYRALFGGSSHAQQVRTLYRRAGLNLDADLAKLSRDADITADPGAVATLTRTSVPTGRLRVPELAIHTVADQLVPVEQENWYARRVAAAGTGHLLRQAFVQGAGHCAFQPAETIAALHALEARVSTGRWGRGAEPERLNAAAGTGRYVRFEVPHLVGAVSNAKVHGSGIEGGRRDG; this is translated from the coding sequence TTGACGATCACGACGCTCCTGGTGGTGGGCCTGGCGCCGGCCGCGGACGCCACCGAAGCCGGGCACCACACCGGACAGCTGCCCGGCGGCGCGACCTGGGTGGCGGACGTACCGGAGTCGTGGAACGGCACGATCATCCTCTACAGCCACGGTTTCGGGCCGCTCGTCGCGCAGGATGCCCCGGACGCGGCGACCGCGACGGCACTCCTGGCCGGCGGCTACGCCCTCGTCGGCTCGTCCTACTCGGGGCCGTCGTGGTGGGCGCTGGAGTCCGCGGTCGGCGACCAGTTCGGCGCGCTGGCCGCGCTCGAGGCGAAAATCGGCGCGGCGAAGCGCACCATCGCGTGGGGGACGTCGATGGGCGGACTGGTCAGCGCCCGGGAGGCGGAGGACCCCCACCACCGGATCGACGGCGCGCTGACGACCTGCGGGCTGGTCGCGGGTGCGCTCAACCTCGACGACTACCAGCTCCACGGCGAGTACGCCCTGTCGCACCTGCTCGCTCCCGAGCAGGCGATCAAGCTGGTCCGCTACGGCAGCCAGGACGAGGCCGCCGCCGCGGCCGCGACCCTGTCGGAGGTCACGAGCGACGCCCAGGCCACCCCGGCCGGCCGGGCCCGGATCGCGCTCGCCGCCGCGTTGACGAACGTGCCCACCTGGTACACCGGCGCCGTGCCGCCCGCGCCCCGGGACTACGAAACCCAAGAGGCACAGCAGGAACAAACGCTGGCCGGGTTCGTGCTCGGCTTCGTCATGACGGGCCGCTACCAGATCGAGCTCGCCGCGGGCGGGAACAGCGCGGCGACGCGCGGCACCGACTACCGGGCGCTGTTCGGCGGCAGCAGCCACGCCCAGCAGGTTCGGACGCTCTACCGGCGTGCGGGGTTGAACCTCGATGCCGACCTGGCGAAGCTGAGCCGTGACGCGGACATCACGGCCGACCCGGGTGCCGTGGCCACGCTCACCCGGACGTCCGTGCCGACCGGACGCCTGCGGGTGCCCGAGCTGGCCATCCACACCGTCGCGGACCAGCTTGTGCCCGTGGAGCAGGAGAACTGGTACGCGCGGCGGGTGGCCGCGGCGGGGACCGGGCACCTGCTGCGGCAGGCGTTCGTCCAGGGCGCCGGGCACTGCGCGTTCCAGCCCGCGGAGACGATCGCCGCGTTACACGCGCTCGAAGCCCGCGTCTCGACCGGCCGCTGGGGCCGTGGTGCCGAACCCGAGCGGCTCAACGCGGCCGCTGGAACCGGGCGCTACGTGCGGTTCGAGGTTCCTCATCTCGTCGGCGCGGTCAGCAACGCCAAGGTCCATGGAAGTGGCATCGAGGGCGGACGCCGAGACGGGTGA
- a CDS encoding acyl-CoA dehydrogenase family protein encodes MDQLDDVEQAIVDTVRDFVDRDVRPAARELEHADTYPEQLIEQMKQLGVYGLAIPEPYGDLQVSTQCYAMVTEELARGWMSLAGAMGGHTVVAKLILTYGTEDQKQRYLPRMATGEVRATMALTEPGGGSDLQALRTTARKDNGEYVINGTKTWISNARRSGLVALLCKTDPQAEPTHKGISILLVEKVPGFTVSKDLPKLGYKGVESCEITFDDCHVPETALLGETEGQGFAQMMRGLEVGRIQVAARATGVARAAFDDALRYAQERESFGKPIWKHQSVGNHLATMATKLTAARQLLLHAARRYDAGERADLEAGMAKLFCSETAMEVALDALRVHGGYGYSTEFDVERYFRDAPLMIVGEGTNEIQQNVIVRQLVSRGGLR; translated from the coding sequence ATGGACCAGCTGGATGACGTCGAGCAGGCCATCGTGGACACCGTCCGCGACTTCGTCGACCGCGACGTGCGCCCCGCCGCGCGCGAGCTCGAACACGCCGACACCTACCCCGAGCAGCTCATCGAGCAGATGAAGCAGCTCGGCGTCTACGGGCTGGCCATCCCCGAACCCTACGGCGACCTGCAGGTCTCCACCCAGTGCTACGCGATGGTCACCGAAGAGCTGGCCCGCGGCTGGATGAGCCTCGCCGGCGCCATGGGCGGCCACACCGTCGTGGCGAAGCTGATCCTCACTTACGGTACCGAGGACCAGAAGCAGCGCTACCTGCCGCGCATGGCCACCGGTGAGGTCCGCGCGACCATGGCCCTGACCGAGCCCGGGGGCGGCTCGGACCTGCAGGCCCTGCGCACCACCGCGCGCAAGGACAACGGCGAGTACGTCATCAACGGCACCAAGACCTGGATCAGCAACGCCCGCCGCTCCGGCCTCGTCGCCCTGCTGTGCAAGACCGACCCGCAGGCCGAGCCCACCCACAAGGGCATCAGCATCCTGCTGGTGGAGAAGGTCCCCGGCTTCACCGTCTCCAAGGACCTGCCCAAGCTCGGCTACAAGGGCGTCGAAAGCTGCGAAATCACCTTCGACGACTGCCACGTGCCCGAAACCGCGCTGCTGGGCGAAACCGAAGGCCAGGGCTTCGCGCAGATGATGCGCGGACTGGAGGTCGGCCGCATCCAGGTCGCCGCCCGCGCCACCGGGGTCGCCCGGGCCGCGTTCGACGACGCCCTGCGCTACGCCCAGGAACGCGAGTCGTTCGGCAAGCCGATCTGGAAGCACCAGTCCGTCGGCAACCACCTCGCCACGATGGCCACCAAACTGACCGCCGCGCGCCAGCTGCTCCTGCACGCGGCCCGCCGGTACGACGCCGGTGAGCGCGCCGACCTGGAAGCCGGGATGGCGAAGCTGTTCTGCTCCGAAACCGCGATGGAGGTCGCGCTGGACGCGCTCCGCGTCCACGGCGGGTACGGCTACTCCACCGAATTCGACGTCGAACGCTACTTCCGCGACGCGCCGCTGATGATCGTCGGCGAAGGCACCAACGAGATCCAGCAGAACGTCATCGTCCGGCAGCTCGTCTCCCGTGGGGGTCTGCGGTGA
- a CDS encoding MFS transporter, with protein sequence MAENLRSRAQLRRAVFSSYFGSVIEYYDFLLYATASAVVFNKVFFSNLDPAIGTIASLGTFTTGYLARPIGGIVFGHFGDLLGRKRMLVITMTMMGVASTLIGVLPTYAQIGVWAPVLLIVLRVLQGIAVGGEWGGAVLMSAEHATSRRGLWAGFTNAGAPSGMVVSTLLLTLMGAVTTDAQFLAWGWRVPFLLSVVLLAIGLFVRLKVDETPVFAASSRRAGTPLLEVLRRHPKNLLLAIGVGFGAFVAQGTLTTYVLAYAVHAGFPRQTVLNAITVSSVGAVFAIVGYSALSDRVGRRPVVIAGAVATGIVGFLLFPLIDSGSAVLLTLAVVLGQSVAHPAMYGPLAALCTELFSTRTRYTGASLGYQIAGLGAGIAPVVFAALAGTGTGVISAVIAACCLVTVLCVLVLRESNRVDLADPAEAGAVGAER encoded by the coding sequence ATGGCAGAAAACCTCCGGTCGCGCGCGCAGCTGCGCCGCGCGGTGTTCTCCAGCTACTTCGGCAGCGTGATCGAGTACTACGACTTCCTGCTCTACGCCACCGCCTCGGCGGTGGTGTTCAACAAGGTCTTCTTCTCGAACCTGGATCCGGCGATCGGCACGATCGCCAGCCTGGGCACCTTCACCACCGGCTACCTGGCGCGCCCGATCGGGGGGATCGTCTTCGGGCACTTCGGTGATCTGCTGGGGCGCAAGCGGATGCTCGTGATCACGATGACGATGATGGGCGTCGCCAGCACGCTGATCGGCGTCCTGCCCACCTACGCGCAGATCGGCGTGTGGGCGCCGGTGCTGCTGATCGTGCTGCGCGTGCTGCAGGGCATCGCCGTCGGCGGCGAGTGGGGTGGCGCGGTGCTGATGTCGGCCGAGCACGCGACCAGCCGCCGCGGGCTGTGGGCCGGCTTCACCAACGCCGGCGCGCCCAGCGGGATGGTGGTCTCCACCCTGCTGCTCACCCTCATGGGCGCGGTGACCACCGACGCGCAGTTCCTCGCGTGGGGCTGGCGCGTGCCGTTCCTGCTCAGCGTCGTCCTGCTGGCCATCGGCCTGTTCGTCCGGCTGAAGGTGGACGAGACCCCGGTCTTCGCCGCCTCCTCCAGGCGGGCAGGCACCCCGCTGCTCGAGGTGTTGCGCCGCCACCCGAAGAACTTGCTGCTGGCGATCGGCGTGGGCTTCGGTGCCTTCGTCGCCCAAGGCACGCTCACCACATACGTGCTTGCCTACGCCGTCCACGCGGGATTTCCGCGCCAGACCGTGCTCAACGCGATCACGGTGTCCTCGGTCGGCGCGGTGTTCGCCATCGTCGGCTACTCGGCGCTGTCCGACCGCGTCGGACGCCGCCCGGTCGTCATCGCCGGGGCGGTGGCCACCGGCATCGTCGGGTTCCTGCTCTTCCCCCTGATCGACAGCGGCTCGGCGGTTCTGCTGACCCTCGCGGTCGTGCTCGGCCAATCGGTCGCGCACCCGGCGATGTACGGGCCGCTGGCCGCCCTGTGCACGGAGCTGTTCTCCACTCGCACCCGCTACACCGGCGCGTCGCTCGGCTACCAGATCGCCGGGCTCGGCGCGGGCATCGCGCCCGTGGTGTTCGCGGCTCTGGCCGGGACGGGCACCGGCGTGATCTCCGCGGTGATCGCGGCCTGCTGCCTCGTCACGGTGCTGTGCGTGCTGGTACTGCGCGAAAGCAACCGGGTCGACCTGGCTGATCCAGCCGAGGCGGGAGCGGTGGGGGCCGAACGATGA
- a CDS encoding alpha/beta fold hydrolase, whose protein sequence is MSPAAGTTHLSSLRLPEGFTDVFTSRLVELDGLRLHAVTGGDGPPLLLVGGWPQTWYAWREVMPALARAHTVVAVDSRGAGLSDKPGDGYDAGTLAADLVALMAALGHDRFDVVGHDIGMWTGYALAADHPERVGRLAVVDAIIPGLTPTPSVFSTAAVNQRLWHFGFNRLTGLNEELVRGREPLFFGHQFATKGATPAAIPAYAVDVYVDAIVSDPRGLRASFAYYRALDETIAQNEQRRKTRLTLPVLAIGGAQYSGTLAAETMRLAADDVTGVVLDDCGHYVAEEQPARFTEILEDFLAGKTEAGASHG, encoded by the coding sequence ATGAGCCCGGCCGCCGGCACGACACACTTGAGCTCGCTGCGGCTGCCCGAAGGGTTCACCGACGTCTTCACCAGCCGGCTCGTGGAGCTGGACGGGCTGCGGCTGCACGCGGTCACCGGCGGGGACGGCCCGCCGCTGCTGCTGGTCGGCGGCTGGCCGCAGACCTGGTACGCCTGGCGTGAGGTGATGCCCGCGCTCGCCCGTGCGCACACCGTCGTCGCCGTCGACTCGCGCGGCGCCGGGCTGTCCGACAAACCCGGCGACGGGTACGACGCCGGCACGCTGGCCGCCGATCTGGTCGCGCTGATGGCCGCACTCGGGCACGACCGGTTCGACGTGGTCGGACACGACATCGGCATGTGGACCGGCTACGCCCTCGCCGCCGATCACCCCGAGCGGGTGGGCCGGCTCGCCGTCGTCGACGCGATCATCCCCGGTCTCACGCCGACCCCGTCGGTCTTCAGCACGGCCGCGGTCAACCAGCGGCTCTGGCACTTCGGCTTCAACCGGCTCACCGGCCTCAACGAGGAGCTCGTCCGGGGGCGGGAGCCGCTCTTCTTCGGCCACCAGTTCGCCACCAAGGGCGCCACCCCGGCCGCGATCCCCGCCTACGCCGTCGACGTCTACGTCGACGCGATCGTCTCGGATCCTCGCGGGCTGCGGGCGAGCTTCGCGTACTACCGGGCCCTGGACGAGACGATCGCGCAGAACGAGCAGCGCAGGAAGACCCGGCTGACGCTGCCGGTGCTCGCCATCGGCGGCGCGCAGTACAGCGGCACGCTGGCCGCCGAGACGATGCGGCTGGCGGCCGACGACGTCACCGGGGTGGTCCTCGACGACTGCGGGCACTACGTCGCCGAGGAGCAGCCGGCACGGTTCACCGAGATCCTGGAGGACTTCCTCGCCGGCAAAACGGAAGCGGGCGCGTCGCACGGCTGA